The sequence below is a genomic window from Deltaproteobacteria bacterium GWC2_55_46.
TCGATGGGGCGTCGTTGGTATGCAGGGTCGAAAATACAAGGTGGCCGGTAAGGGCGGCCTGCACGGCGTTATCGGCCGTCTCCCTGTCCCTTATCTCGCCGACCATTATTATATCCGGGTCCTGTCTCAATATGGTCCGGAGGCTCCCGGCGAAGTCGACCCCTATCGAGGGCTGGACCCCGACCTGGTTGAACTCCTCTACTATCATCTCTATCGGGTCCTCGATGGTGACTATGTTCACCTCAGGCGAGGAGAGCGACTTGAGGGCAGAATAAAGGGTAGTGGTCTTCCCGCTCCCGGTGGGGCCCGTGACGAGCACTATGCCACTCGTCCTCTTGAGGAATGAACTGAAGGTCTCAAGCTCCCTCGGGGTAAATCCGAGGGCCGCTATATCCTGGAAAAGCAGCTCCGGGTCGAATATCCTTATGACTATCTTTTCTCCGAAGGCCGTGGGCAGGGTCGAGACCCTGAGCTCTATCTCCCTGTCCCTGAAGGCGGTCTTTATCCTGCCGTCCTGCGGCTTTCTCTTCTCGGCGATGTCCATCCTGGAGAGCATCTTTATCCTGGAGACTATCGACGGGTGCACTGCCTTGGGTATGGTGTGTATGTAGTGGAGCACCCCGTCTATGCGGAGCCTCACCAAAGACCTGTCCCTCTTGGGCTCTATGTGTATGTCGCTCGCCCGCTGGTCGTAGGCGTAGTGGAGGAGGTACTCGACCGCGTTCACTATGTGCTGGTCGGTTGCCTCGAGCTCTACCGCGCCCTTGAGCCTTACGTACTGCTCGAGGTTCCCCAGGTCTCCAACGCCGGAAGATTCCTTTTCCGCGGCCCCGACCGAGTACCTGAAGCCGTAGAACTCCCTCACGATCTTAAGGATGTCGGTCTTCGAGCTCAAGACAAGCTCAAGCCTCATCTTAAGCGTCGACTTGAGGTTCTCTACGGCCTCGAGGTTAAAGGGGTCGGCCACGGCGAGCGTTACCACGCCGCCCTTCTCCTCTATAGGCACCACGAGATAGCGCTGGGCGAACGGCCTGGGTATATGGGACGTTACGATATCGAGGTTGAGCTTTAGAGGGTCT
It includes:
- a CDS encoding type II secretion system protein E; its protein translation is MTEKKTLTLEFVAGVLRKKKLLSEADEKEIAIRGEAQRARLRKTQDSFYSSRRLQTINEPVSQAEVIASLEFHIPGSEKYLTEDAITEAIASEVGLPYRKIDPLKLNLDIVTSHIPRPFAQRYLVVPIEEKGGVVTLAVADPFNLEAVENLKSTLKMRLELVLSSKTDILKIVREFYGFRYSVGAAEKESSGVGDLGNLEQYVRLKGAVELEATDQHIVNAVEYLLHYAYDQRASDIHIEPKRDRSLVRLRIDGVLHYIHTIPKAVHPSIVSRIKMLSRMDIAEKRKPQDGRIKTAFRDREIELRVSTLPTAFGEKIVIRIFDPELLFQDIAALGFTPRELETFSSFLKRTSGIVLVTGPTGSGKTTTLYSALKSLSSPEVNIVTIEDPIEMIVEEFNQVGVQPSIGVDFAGSLRTILRQDPDIIMVGEIRDRETADNAVQAALTGHLVFSTLHTNDAPSTVTRLTDLGVPPFLINSTVAGILAQRLVRKICVHCRKERTLSVEEMQNLRLKEREYKVFYGEGCAECRGTGYRGRNGIFEIMDFTEKVKAVLSKTVDTSAILKAAREDGMSTLRESAIRKMLQGVTTYEEIITVT